Genomic segment of Mycolicibacterium sarraceniae:
ACGATGGCGTCGGCGACCGCCCCGCCGAACACCAGCGGAAGCTGACCATCGAGGACGATCCGGTCGTGGTGTCGCGTGCCCCGAACCGTCGACGCTCCGGGGGCGCCGGCGACCAGAGTGGTGCCGGCCACCACACCGTCCAGCCACCGGGACCGTTGATCGGCAGTGCCGAACTCGGCGATGGGTAGCGCCGCCCCGGCCAGGACGGGCCACAGCGGAACGGGGGCCACGCGACGGCCCTGCGCCTCCAGGATGGTGACGAGACCGAGCATGCCCAGCCCGGCGCCGCCGACCTGTTCGGGCAGCGCCGCCCCCAGCACACCGGTTTCGGCGAGCGTCGACCACAATTCGGCGTCATGCCCGCCGAGTGTGGACTCGACGTGCTTGACACGTTCGACGCCCGAGCGGTCATCGAAGATCGTGCTCGCCAGCTGCCCGAGCTCGCGAACAGGTTCATCGAGTTCGAAATCCACGTCAGGCTCCTTGTGCTGTTGCGTTGGGGCGTGCCGGCGACGCGGGTTCGCGACGCCGCGGTGACAGGGTCATGCCGAGGTTCTTGGCGGCGACGATCTCGCGCATCACTTCGTTGGTGCCGCCACCGAAGGTGTTGTTCTGGGCGCGCCGCCCGAGGGCTTCGACCCTGCCGTCAATGGCGGCACCCACCGAGCCGTGCCGCAGCTGCCCCGCAGCTCCCAGCACCTCCTGCATCGCGTTGTAGGCGACGACGGAGGCCTCGGTGCCAAAGACCTTGGTCGCCGAAGAATCCCCGCCGTCGAGGGTGTTGTTGGCGACGTCGGCAACCAGCCGCATGTTCATCAGATCGGTTGCGGACAGCAACGCGTAGAGCTCGCCCATCTTCTGCCGGACCCACGGCTGGTCGTAGACGACTCCCCCACCGTGGGGTTCGGTGCGCGCCCACCCCAGGACCTGGGCGAAGAGGTGGTACGCGATGCCGCAGCGCGCAGCCAGTGCGACGCGTTCGTGGTTGAGCTGATTGGTGATCAGCCCCCAACCCCGGTTGATTTCGCCGACCACATTGGACAGGGGCACGCGCACATCGTCGTAATAGGTTGCCGCGGTGCTGATGCCGGCAACGGTGTGGATCTCGGTCACCGAGAATCCCGGTGAGCTCGTCGGCACGAGGACCACCGAGATCCCCTGATGCGTCGGGGCATTCTGGTCGGTGCGGACCGCCAGCCAAATCCAGTCGGCATAGATCCCGGCGCTGGTGAAGATCTTGTTGCCGTTGATCACCAACTCGTCGCCGTCGATGTCGCCGCGGGTCTTCAGCGCCGCGAGGTCGGTGCCGGCCGAGGGCTCGCTGTAGCCGATCGCGAAGATCAATTCTCCGGCGAGGATTGGCGGGAGGAAGAACTCCTTTTGTGCGGCCGTACCGTGCTTCATCAACGCGGGCGCCACGGTGTTCAGGGTGACCAGGGAAAGGGGTGCGTTGGCGCGGACGGCCTCGTCGTAGAACACGAAGAGCGCTTCTGGATCTTCGCCACGCCCACCGAACTGCTCGGGCCAGCCCAGGCCCAACCAGCCGTCGGCCCCCATCCGGCGCAGGATCCGGGAGAACGTGGGTCCACCTTCGGTTTGGTCCACCAGGTCGAGCTGATCCTGCTCGCTGATGATTGCCGCGAAATACTCACGCAGTTCGGTGCGTAACGCCTTTGATCGGTCTGACAATTCCAAATACATAGCGATGTCCGTTTCGAAGGTTAGCGGGGTAGGCCGAGTAGTCGTTGAGCGATGACGTTGAGCTGGATTTCCACGGTGCCGCCGCCGGTCATGGAGGCGGGCAGGGCAAGGTGGTCGGTGGCGTAGTCGGTGTAGGTGGCGCTCACGCACCCGGCCGGGCCGACGACTGACAGCGTGTCGACGCTGCCCTGACGCTGCGCGAGCGCGTTGAACACCTTTTGCACGCTGGTCGCCGCGCCGGTGTCCAGCCCGGACAGCCGCCCCAGGATGGTACGTAATCCGATGGCGGCCAAGGCCATTTCCCGGGCGGTGCATTCGCCGAGCACCCGCAGGGCTTCCTCCGGCGTGGCGACCACGTCACCGTTGCCAATGGCCTGACGCAGGTGCCGCGTCGAGCCGTGCGCGAAATCGTTGCCCATTTTGAGGCGTTCGTTGGCCAGCGTCGTCGTGGCCAGCTTCCACCCATCATTGACCTCGCCGACCACGCAGTCGTCGGGCACGAACACATCGGTAAGGAAGACCTCGTTGAACTCCGAGCGCCCGGTGGCCTGCCTGATGGGCCGTACTTCGACGCCAGGGGATTCCATCTTCACCAGGAAGTAGGAAATGCCTCGGTGTTTCGGCGCGTGCGGGTCGGTTCGCGCCAGGCATGCGCCCCAGTGGGCGACGTGCGCGTTGGACGTCCAGACCTTCTGACCGTTGAGTTGCCAACCGCCGGCGACGCGGCGCGCCGAGGTCGACAAACCGGCCAGATCCGATCCGGCGCCAGGCTCACTGAACAACTGGCACCACACGATTCGGCCGTCCAAGGTGGCGGAGAGGAATCGCTGCTGCTGCTCCGGGCTGCCGTGCAGCAGCAGCGTCGGCAAAACCCACTCGCCCACCACCGTGGTCGGTTGGCGCAGCCCGCGTCGGAGGAACTCCTCGGCGACGACCACCTGTTCCTGCGGCCCGGCGCCGATGCCGTAGGGCGCGGGATAGTGGGGGGCGACCAGACCGGCGTCCGCCAGGACGACGCGGGCGTCCTGCTCGCTCATCGACATGGCGCGGTCGAGCACCTCGCCGACGTGTTGGCGTAGGTCGGCGAACGCGGTGGGATCGACGAAATCATAACTGCGCCGGTTATTCACCGCGGCCGCGCCGAGGGCGTGGGCGCGCTGCTGCCGGGCGCCGGCGGCGCCGGCCAGGCTGACGGCCTTGCGCCAATAGAGGTGCGCGTCGTGCTCCCAGGTGTAGCCGATCCCGCCGTGCAGCAGGACCGCGTCCAGGGCGATATC
This window contains:
- a CDS encoding acyl-CoA dehydrogenase family protein, with translation MYLELSDRSKALRTELREYFAAIISEQDQLDLVDQTEGGPTFSRILRRMGADGWLGLGWPEQFGGRGEDPEALFVFYDEAVRANAPLSLVTLNTVAPALMKHGTAAQKEFFLPPILAGELIFAIGYSEPSAGTDLAALKTRGDIDGDELVINGNKIFTSAGIYADWIWLAVRTDQNAPTHQGISVVLVPTSSPGFSVTEIHTVAGISTAATYYDDVRVPLSNVVGEINRGWGLITNQLNHERVALAARCGIAYHLFAQVLGWARTEPHGGGVVYDQPWVRQKMGELYALLSATDLMNMRLVADVANNTLDGGDSSATKVFGTEASVVAYNAMQEVLGAAGQLRHGSVGAAIDGRVEALGRRAQNNTFGGGTNEVMREIVAAKNLGMTLSPRRREPASPARPNATAQGA
- a CDS encoding acyl-CoA dehydrogenase, translating into MKLPVACIGLSRELHGLADSVAAFAARNAPIADTRARLGDLAAGALPLSWKSLVDNDFHRVHLGEDVGGAGAGLVELAVICEQLGRTLFPGPFLPTVMASAALATVPDHPAASRLLSRFSGGETGAIVSSRGMSVDNVGDRWNISGTTETALGLPGADIVVMRAQSSTGHDVLIPIPVQAVAVSVTVEEPTDLTRPAGRLTVDNLEIPGDHVIPCSASSVELVVTALLAAEAAGVAQWCVQASLDHITRREQFGRVIGSFQAVQHKAAMMLVHAEVARSAAWDAARAIGDDPAQQQLAADAAAVSSLQLARDIALDAVLLHGGIGYTWEHDAHLYWRKAVSLAGAAGARQQRAHALGAAAVNNRRSYDFVDPTAFADLRQHVGEVLDRAMSMSEQDARVVLADAGLVAPHYPAPYGIGAGPQEQVVVAEEFLRRGLRQPTTVVGEWVLPTLLLHGSPEQQQRFLSATLDGRIVWCQLFSEPGAGSDLAGLSTSARRVAGGWQLNGQKVWTSNAHVAHWGACLARTDPHAPKHRGISYFLVKMESPGVEVRPIRQATGRSEFNEVFLTDVFVPDDCVVGEVNDGWKLATTTLANERLKMGNDFAHGSTRHLRQAIGNGDVVATPEEALRVLGECTAREMALAAIGLRTILGRLSGLDTGAATSVQKVFNALAQRQGSVDTLSVVGPAGCVSATYTDYATDHLALPASMTGGGTVEIQLNVIAQRLLGLPR